One window of Perca flavescens isolate YP-PL-M2 chromosome 15, PFLA_1.0, whole genome shotgun sequence genomic DNA carries:
- the LOC114570240 gene encoding uncharacterized protein LOC114570240 yields MTPTWLVCPAWRVKDDSYDYFQFIQEVSAKFNLPNEPDVNLQDSSGVDVDADIFDELVRSAAVSFKVSNEDSAEKEVSEASFCSDEGSFSPIESVRSFSSVESVSSGSTVITECTKARKRQLVEGPPDSKAAKDMVYVALHQKTGGEDIFKEYNVTKGLSDQTRRKLVNILVADMIESHGRVPPINVRVTYALGIVTLFPNLKDTASPTGYEHYYDPHSGQGYLAYRLKTVQRNTTSDFKRTSKSAKQHGPKTLAWIITVCKGLRPGTHVDDLLSAQEESNDYGWDSDLAAILLLVHLLPPTAKGQRHGKISATEATDHVVKFMKVGTSMVTFLERVGSAQPFLLCVGQKKSSIQKFYIILDQKAIPCVAQTAVAALTNCLRPTVFAVSYDEALCNFYTFIQTTVYGIDVGTTKESPGSRKPGKSISY; encoded by the exons ATGACACCAACTTGGCTAGTTTGCCCTGCATGGCGCGTTAAGGATGACAGCTACGATTACTTTCAGTTCATTCAAGAAG TTTCAGCTAAATTCAACCTGCCAAATGAACCTGATGTGAACCTGCAGGACTCCTCAGGAGTTGATGTAGATGCTGACATTTTTGATGAGTTAGTGAGATCTGCTGCAGTATCTTTCAAGGTGTCTAATGAGGACTCTG CTGAGAAAGAGGTCTCTGAGGCCTCCTTCTGCTCAGATGAGGGGTCATTCTCACCCATTGAGTCTGTGAGGTCATTCTCATCAGTTGAGTCTGTGAGTTCAGGCTCCACTGTAATTACAGAATGCACCAAAGCACGGAAAAGGCAACTGGTAGAAGGACCACCTGACAGTAAGGCAGCAAAAGAT ATGGTCTATGTAGCTCTACATCAAAAAACCGGGGGTGAAGACATATTCAAAGAGTACAATGTGACCAAAGGCCTTTCTGATCAAACAAGAAGGAAACTCGTCAACATCCTGGTGGCAGATATGATCGAGAGTCATGG GAGGGTCCCACCAATCAATGTCCGCGTGACCTATGCCCTTGGAATAGTCACCCTTTTCCCCAATTTGAAGGACACAGCTTCACCAACTGGTTAT GAACATTACTACGATCCTCACAGTGGCCAAGGTTACCTGGCTTACAGATTGAAAACGGTTCAGCGCAATACCACAAGTGACTTCAAGAGGACCTCCAAGTCTGCTAAACAACATGGCCCTAAGACCCTC GCTTG GATTATCACTGTCTGCAAAGGCCTTCGCCCTGGTACACATGTGGATGACCTTCTGTCTGCTCAAGAAGAATCAAATGATTATG GTTGGGACAGTGACTTGGCAGCTATCCTCCTGCTCGTTCATCTCTTGCCTCCAACCGCAAAAGGACAAAGACATGGGAAAATCAGTGCCACTGAAGCTACTGACCATGTGGTCAAGTTCATGAAG GTGGGGACAAGCATGGTGACATTCCTTGAAAGAGTTGGATCAGCACAGCCCTTCCTCCTCTGTGTTGGACAAAAGAAGAGTAGTATCCAGAAGTTTTACATCATCCTCGATCAGAAGGCCATTCCCTGCGTGGCACAGACAGCTGTGGCTGCCTTGACGAACTGTTTAAGGCCCACCGTCTTTGCTGTATCCTACGATGAGGCCTTGTGCAACTTCTACACCTTCATTCAGACTACAGTGTATGGGATTGACGTCGGCACTACAAAAGAGAGTCCCGGGTCAAGGAAACCGGGCAAAAGTATATCATATTGA
- the si:dkeyp-113d7.1 gene encoding zinc finger protein 1 homolog isoform X2 codes for MTDLEAECLRLECGSPPELAEPLAMLACVKSEPEDGELEPIGTVDLSEIQPLATAELGRDMIKMEISGLDYIKSERHGHHGDPHLGHFHHGDTAELDYKSQYEPSSVFDYISQVTDTLEYIKSDHHMDLQCYYATELSALKCEYSDANAMSAPNGLESIHMAELRTELNKLRPDALLMDPGVAKLEPEFGAAALYELQPAVDGKTPAEGGSEGGGSVLTVKTQSPTVRKPRNMQGEKPFSCTQCGKNFSTLGNLKTHQRIHTGERPYSCSQCGKSFGQAGNLKRHQLIHTGQKPYVCAHCPKGFTKADDLRSHQRLHTGERPFICAACGKSFGQSKELKAHQLSHTGERPYCCPHCGKSFTKEASYRNHVQIHTGEKPFTCSQCGKTFSNSGVLKTHEKIHSGERPFGCTQCGKSFGRLGHLKAHQQIHTGERPYACPHCAKTFSQSGHLKAHEQIHKRERADSASGSGGGSSSSSSSSSASSTVGSDSS; via the exons ATGACAGACTTGGAGGCCGAGTGCTTGAGGCTGGAGTGCGGCTCGCCGCCGGAGCTGGCGGAGCCGCTGGCGATGCTGGCGTGCGTGAAGAGCGAGCCGGAGGACGGCGAGCTGGAGCCCATCGGCACGGTGGACCTGTCGGAGATCCAGCCGCTGGCCACCGCCGAGCTGGGCCGCGACATGATCAAGATGGAGATCAGCGGCCTCGACTACATCAAGTCGGAGCGCCACGGCCACCACGGTGACCCCCACCTGGGCCACTTCCACCACGGCGACACCGCCGAGCTGGACTACAAGTCGCAGTACGAGCCCAGCTCCGTGTTCGACTACATCTCCCAA GTGACGGACACTCTGGAGTACATCAAGTCGGACCACCACATGGACTTGCAGTGTTACTACGCCACCGAGCTGAGCGCGCTCAAGTGCGAGTACTCCGACGCCAACGCTATGTCGGCGCCCAACGGCCTGGAGTCGATCCACATGGCCGAGCTGCGCACCGAGCTCAACAAGCTGCGTCCCGACGCCCTGCTGATGGACCCCGGCGTCGCCAAACTGGAGCCCGAGTTCGGAGCCGCGGCACTGTACGAGCTGCAGCCGGCCGTGGACGGCAAGACGCCGGCGGAGGGAGGAAGCGAAG GAGGAGGCAGCGTGCTCACGGTGAAGACGCAGAGCCCGACGGTGAGGAAGCCTCGCAACATGCAGGGCGAGAAGCCGTTCTCGTGCACGCAGTGCGGCAAGAACTTCAGCACGCTGGGGAACCTGAAAACGCACCAGCGCATCCACACGGGCGAGCGGCCCTACAGCTGCTCGCAGTGCGGCAAGAGCTTCGGCCAGGCGGGCAACCTGAAGCGCCACCAGCTAATCCACACGGGCCAGAAGCCGTACGTGTGCGCCCACTGCCCCAAGGGCTTCACCAAGGCCGACGACCTGCGCTCGCACCAGCGGCTGCACACCGGCGAGCGCCCGTTCATCTGCGCCGCCTGCGGGAAGAGCTTCGGCCAGTCGAAGGAGCTGAAGGCGCACCAGCTGAGCCACACGGGCGAGCGGCCCTACTGCTGCCCGCACTGCGGCAAGAGCTTCACCAAGGAGGCGAGCTACCGCAACCACGTGCAGATCCACACGGGCGAGAAGCCCTTCACCTGCTCGCAGTGCGGGAAGACTTTCAGCAACTCGGGCGTGCTGAAAACCCACGAGAAGATCCACTCGGGCGAGCGGCCGTTCGGCTGCACGCAGTGCGGGAAGAGCTTCGGCCGCCTCGGACACCTGAAGGCGCACCAGCAGATTCACACGGGCGAGCGGCCGTACGCCTGCCCGCACTGCGCCAAGACTTTCAGCCAGTCGGGCCACCTCAAAGCACACGAGCAGATTCACAAGCGGGAGCGGGCGGACTCGGCGAGCGGCagcggcggcggcagcagcagcagcagcagcagcagcagcgccagcAGCACGGTGGGCAGCGACAGCAGCTGA
- the si:dkeyp-113d7.1 gene encoding zinc finger protein 1 homolog isoform X1, which yields MTDLEAECLRLECGSPPELAEPLAMLACVKSEPEDGELEPIGTVDLSEIQPLATAELGRDMIKMEISGLDYIKSERHGHHGDPHLGHFHHGDTAELDYKSQYEPSSVFDYISQLSGFQVTDTLEYIKSDHHMDLQCYYATELSALKCEYSDANAMSAPNGLESIHMAELRTELNKLRPDALLMDPGVAKLEPEFGAAALYELQPAVDGKTPAEGGSEGGGSVLTVKTQSPTVRKPRNMQGEKPFSCTQCGKNFSTLGNLKTHQRIHTGERPYSCSQCGKSFGQAGNLKRHQLIHTGQKPYVCAHCPKGFTKADDLRSHQRLHTGERPFICAACGKSFGQSKELKAHQLSHTGERPYCCPHCGKSFTKEASYRNHVQIHTGEKPFTCSQCGKTFSNSGVLKTHEKIHSGERPFGCTQCGKSFGRLGHLKAHQQIHTGERPYACPHCAKTFSQSGHLKAHEQIHKRERADSASGSGGGSSSSSSSSSASSTVGSDSS from the exons ATGACAGACTTGGAGGCCGAGTGCTTGAGGCTGGAGTGCGGCTCGCCGCCGGAGCTGGCGGAGCCGCTGGCGATGCTGGCGTGCGTGAAGAGCGAGCCGGAGGACGGCGAGCTGGAGCCCATCGGCACGGTGGACCTGTCGGAGATCCAGCCGCTGGCCACCGCCGAGCTGGGCCGCGACATGATCAAGATGGAGATCAGCGGCCTCGACTACATCAAGTCGGAGCGCCACGGCCACCACGGTGACCCCCACCTGGGCCACTTCCACCACGGCGACACCGCCGAGCTGGACTACAAGTCGCAGTACGAGCCCAGCTCCGTGTTCGACTACATCTCCCAA CTGTCTGGGTTTCAGGTGACGGACACTCTGGAGTACATCAAGTCGGACCACCACATGGACTTGCAGTGTTACTACGCCACCGAGCTGAGCGCGCTCAAGTGCGAGTACTCCGACGCCAACGCTATGTCGGCGCCCAACGGCCTGGAGTCGATCCACATGGCCGAGCTGCGCACCGAGCTCAACAAGCTGCGTCCCGACGCCCTGCTGATGGACCCCGGCGTCGCCAAACTGGAGCCCGAGTTCGGAGCCGCGGCACTGTACGAGCTGCAGCCGGCCGTGGACGGCAAGACGCCGGCGGAGGGAGGAAGCGAAG GAGGAGGCAGCGTGCTCACGGTGAAGACGCAGAGCCCGACGGTGAGGAAGCCTCGCAACATGCAGGGCGAGAAGCCGTTCTCGTGCACGCAGTGCGGCAAGAACTTCAGCACGCTGGGGAACCTGAAAACGCACCAGCGCATCCACACGGGCGAGCGGCCCTACAGCTGCTCGCAGTGCGGCAAGAGCTTCGGCCAGGCGGGCAACCTGAAGCGCCACCAGCTAATCCACACGGGCCAGAAGCCGTACGTGTGCGCCCACTGCCCCAAGGGCTTCACCAAGGCCGACGACCTGCGCTCGCACCAGCGGCTGCACACCGGCGAGCGCCCGTTCATCTGCGCCGCCTGCGGGAAGAGCTTCGGCCAGTCGAAGGAGCTGAAGGCGCACCAGCTGAGCCACACGGGCGAGCGGCCCTACTGCTGCCCGCACTGCGGCAAGAGCTTCACCAAGGAGGCGAGCTACCGCAACCACGTGCAGATCCACACGGGCGAGAAGCCCTTCACCTGCTCGCAGTGCGGGAAGACTTTCAGCAACTCGGGCGTGCTGAAAACCCACGAGAAGATCCACTCGGGCGAGCGGCCGTTCGGCTGCACGCAGTGCGGGAAGAGCTTCGGCCGCCTCGGACACCTGAAGGCGCACCAGCAGATTCACACGGGCGAGCGGCCGTACGCCTGCCCGCACTGCGCCAAGACTTTCAGCCAGTCGGGCCACCTCAAAGCACACGAGCAGATTCACAAGCGGGAGCGGGCGGACTCGGCGAGCGGCagcggcggcggcagcagcagcagcagcagcagcagcagcgccagcAGCACGGTGGGCAGCGACAGCAGCTGA